One genomic window of Sphingobacterium oryzagri includes the following:
- a CDS encoding type B 50S ribosomal protein L31 yields MKKDLHPSNYRLVVFKDMSNDYAFVTKSCVDTKESITWEDGNEYPLVKLEISHTSHPFYTGKMKLVDTAGRIDKFRSRYNKK; encoded by the coding sequence ATGAAAAAAGATTTGCATCCATCAAACTACAGATTAGTGGTTTTCAAAGATATGTCTAATGACTATGCTTTCGTAACTAAATCATGTGTAGATACTAAAGAGTCAATTACTTGGGAAGATGGTAATGAATATCCATTGGTGAAATTGGAGATTTCGCACACTTCGCACCCTTTTTACACCGGTAAAATGAAATTGGTTGATACAGCAGGCCGTATTGACAAGTTCCGTAGCCGTTACAACAAGAAGTAA
- the lysS gene encoding lysine--tRNA ligase, with protein sequence MSTVLSEQEQQRRLNLQAIIDLGINPYPADEFEVNVTAADILANYERDKLNYKSIRIAGRIMSRRVMGSASFMELQDATGRVQAYVKRDDICTGEDKTLYNTVFKKLLDIGDIVGIEGYVFTTQTGEISIHVETLRILTKSLRPLPIVKEAEGKTYDAFTDPEQRYRMRYVDLIVNPQNRDIFIKRTRLFNAMREFFNSAGYMEVETPVLQSIPGGAAARPFITHHNALDIPLYLRIANELYLKRLIVGGFEGVYEFSKNFRNEGMDRTHNPEFTAMEIYVAYKDYNWMMNFTERLLEHCALAVNGTTKATFGEHAIDFKAPYKRITMAQSILEFTGFDITGKTEEQIREAAKGMGIAVNDTMGKGKLIDEIFGEKCEGNYIQPTFITDYPIEMSPLTKKHRDNPELTERFELMVCGKEIANAYSELNDPIDQRERFEDQLQLSEKGDDEAMFIDQDFLRALEYGMPPTSGLGIGMDRLIMFLTNNASIQEVLFFPQMRPEKVAKVASVDDYVAEGISAEWVPVLQKMGFTTIEALKEANPNKVFNDLGGMRKKMKLDIAMPTKDEVTNWFN encoded by the coding sequence ATGAGTACTGTATTATCTGAACAGGAACAACAACGCAGATTAAATCTTCAGGCGATTATCGATCTGGGTATCAACCCTTACCCGGCCGATGAGTTTGAAGTGAATGTAACTGCCGCAGACATTTTAGCAAACTACGAACGCGATAAATTAAACTATAAGAGCATCCGCATAGCCGGCCGTATCATGAGCCGCCGTGTGATGGGTAGCGCCTCTTTTATGGAGCTGCAAGATGCCACGGGCCGTGTGCAGGCATACGTTAAGCGTGACGACATCTGTACCGGTGAAGACAAGACCTTATATAATACGGTATTTAAAAAACTGTTAGACATTGGTGATATTGTAGGAATCGAAGGATACGTTTTTACCACGCAAACGGGTGAAATTTCGATCCACGTGGAGACTTTGCGTATTTTAACAAAATCATTACGCCCTTTGCCTATTGTGAAGGAAGCAGAAGGAAAAACATATGACGCATTCACCGATCCGGAGCAACGTTACCGTATGCGCTATGTAGATTTAATCGTTAATCCGCAAAACCGTGACATCTTTATAAAACGTACCCGATTGTTTAACGCTATGCGTGAGTTTTTTAACAGCGCAGGGTATATGGAGGTAGAAACGCCTGTTTTACAATCGATCCCCGGAGGTGCTGCAGCGCGACCTTTTATCACGCATCACAATGCGCTGGACATTCCCTTGTACTTGCGCATCGCCAACGAACTTTATTTAAAGCGTTTGATCGTCGGTGGTTTTGAAGGCGTATACGAATTCTCGAAAAACTTTCGTAACGAGGGTATGGACAGAACACACAATCCGGAGTTTACCGCCATGGAAATTTATGTAGCCTACAAAGACTACAACTGGATGATGAATTTCACCGAACGCTTGTTAGAGCATTGTGCCCTTGCCGTAAACGGCACGACGAAAGCTACGTTTGGCGAGCATGCTATCGACTTTAAAGCGCCTTACAAACGTATTACCATGGCACAGTCGATCTTAGAATTTACGGGTTTTGACATTACTGGAAAAACGGAGGAACAAATTCGTGAGGCTGCAAAAGGTATGGGTATTGCTGTAAACGACACCATGGGTAAAGGCAAACTGATTGACGAGATCTTCGGCGAGAAATGCGAAGGAAACTATATTCAGCCAACGTTCATTACCGACTACCCGATCGAGATGTCGCCGTTAACAAAAAAACACCGCGACAATCCGGAACTGACCGAGCGCTTTGAACTGATGGTTTGTGGTAAGGAAATAGCCAACGCATATTCGGAGCTAAACGACCCTATCGATCAACGCGAACGTTTTGAAGATCAACTCCAACTTTCCGAAAAAGGCGACGATGAGGCCATGTTTATTGACCAAGACTTCTTACGCGCACTGGAATATGGTATGCCGCCTACCTCAGGCTTAGGTATCGGGATGGACCGGTTGATTATGTTCTTAACGAACAACGCATCCATCCAAGAGGTATTGTTCTTCCCGCAAATGCGCCCGGAAAAAGTTGCTAAAGTTGCTTCGGTTGATGATTATGTTGCTGAAGGTATTTCTGCTGAGTGGGTTCCTGTATTGCAAAAAATGGGGTTTACAACGATCGAAGCCTTAAAAGAAGCTAACCCAAACAAAGTATTTAACGACTTGGGTGGTATGCGTAAAAAAATGAAGCTGGATATTGCCATGCCGACCAAAGACGAGGTTACCAACTGGTTTAATTAA
- a CDS encoding cystathionine gamma-synthase, whose protein sequence is MKFATKAIHAGQEADPTTGAVMTPIYQTSTYQQASPGEHKGYEYSRGTNPTRKALEDCLAALENGRFGLAFASGMAATDTVLRLLSPGDEVITGDDLYGGSYRIFTKVYAQYGIKFVFVNTSDPKEVEKAVTKQTKLIWVETPTNPTLKLADISAIGNIAKAHAILYVVDNTFASPYLQNPLDLGADIVMHSATKYLNGHSDVVMGALVLNDESLYKKLWFYYNAVGGTPGPQDAFLALRGLKTLHVRMKAHCENARLIAAFLKDHPKVETIYWPGFSDHPGHELAKKQMRDFGGMISIVLKDADLQETFRIASRFKVFTLAESLGGVESLINHPASMTHGSIPKETREKVGVVDNLLRLSVGIEDVEDLIDDLKAALA, encoded by the coding sequence ATGAAATTTGCAACAAAAGCAATACATGCAGGACAAGAGGCCGATCCTACTACGGGAGCGGTCATGACACCCATATATCAAACGTCAACCTATCAACAGGCTTCACCTGGCGAGCATAAGGGTTATGAGTATTCTCGTGGTACTAACCCAACCAGAAAAGCATTGGAAGATTGTTTAGCAGCATTGGAAAATGGCCGGTTTGGACTGGCTTTTGCCAGCGGTATGGCTGCAACTGATACCGTTCTTCGATTATTAAGTCCAGGTGATGAGGTTATCACCGGAGACGATCTTTACGGCGGTTCTTACCGGATTTTTACGAAAGTCTACGCACAATATGGAATCAAATTTGTTTTTGTCAATACATCTGATCCAAAGGAAGTAGAAAAAGCTGTTACAAAACAAACAAAATTGATCTGGGTAGAAACGCCTACCAACCCCACTTTGAAATTGGCCGATATATCGGCTATTGGAAACATCGCGAAAGCGCATGCTATTTTGTATGTCGTGGACAATACTTTTGCTTCACCCTATTTGCAAAATCCACTCGATTTAGGGGCCGATATCGTGATGCATTCGGCCACGAAATACTTAAATGGGCACTCCGACGTCGTAATGGGGGCTTTGGTTTTAAACGATGAGTCTTTGTACAAAAAGCTGTGGTTTTACTACAATGCCGTAGGTGGTACGCCAGGACCGCAAGATGCTTTTCTAGCGCTACGTGGATTAAAAACATTGCATGTTCGCATGAAGGCACATTGTGAAAATGCGCGCCTAATAGCTGCATTTTTAAAAGATCACCCAAAAGTGGAAACGATTTATTGGCCAGGCTTTAGCGATCATCCGGGGCATGAGCTGGCGAAGAAACAAATGCGCGACTTTGGTGGCATGATTTCGATCGTTCTTAAAGACGCTGATCTGCAAGAAACCTTCCGTATTGCTTCGCGTTTTAAGGTGTTTACGCTTGCCGAATCATTGGGGGGTGTTGAGTCGCTGATTAATCATCCGGCTAGTATGACGCATGGCTCTATTCCTAAGGAAACGCGCGAGAAAGTTGGAGTAGTGGATAATTTGCTACGTCTCTCTGTCGGTATTGAAGATGTTGAAGACCTGATAGACGATCTGAAAGCGGCATTGGCGTAA
- a CDS encoding NAD-dependent epimerase/dehydratase family protein — protein sequence MTYLILGCGWIGEALAQQLLLAGHQVYATTTQFEKYQRLRQAGIFAIQANFDTSVNQQDFPAEVDYVLTSVPAVKRLAKDQLLGRFEAVQRLLSDLSYKKHIFLSSIGVYPDRDGVFTEDDVLDGNHDNLQLAESMMLSLKNTIVFRLGGLFGGSRIFAKYFEDKVCTTGAQLANFVHRDDVIVLLVRAFEKELQASVYNIVAPEHPLKAEVIRASAAKYKYKLPTSFENQSDFQKFVSGRKIETELDYRFIYPSPLDF from the coding sequence TTGACTTACCTCATACTTGGTTGTGGTTGGATTGGCGAGGCGCTCGCACAGCAGTTGCTGCTTGCTGGGCATCAGGTTTATGCAACGACCACACAATTCGAAAAATACCAGCGGCTTCGGCAGGCTGGTATTTTTGCTATACAGGCAAATTTTGATACATCTGTTAACCAGCAAGATTTTCCGGCAGAAGTGGATTATGTGTTGACGAGTGTTCCGGCTGTTAAGCGGTTAGCGAAAGATCAGTTGCTCGGTCGCTTTGAAGCAGTGCAGCGATTATTGTCGGATCTGTCGTACAAAAAGCATATTTTCTTGAGTTCTATTGGTGTTTATCCTGACCGCGATGGCGTGTTTACGGAAGATGACGTTCTTGATGGCAACCACGATAATCTCCAGCTTGCAGAAAGCATGATGCTCTCCTTGAAAAATACGATCGTTTTTCGTTTGGGTGGCTTATTTGGCGGGAGCCGTATCTTCGCCAAGTATTTTGAAGATAAGGTGTGCACAACAGGCGCACAACTCGCTAATTTTGTGCATCGCGATGACGTAATTGTCCTGTTGGTGCGCGCGTTTGAAAAAGAGCTGCAGGCTTCGGTATATAATATTGTGGCACCGGAGCACCCCTTAAAGGCGGAGGTCATCCGCGCGTCTGCCGCTAAATATAAGTATAAGTTACCTACTTCTTTTGAAAACCAATCTGACTTTCAGAAATTTGTGAGCGGGCGTAAAATAGAGACGGAGCTTGACTATCGCTTTATTTATCCATCTCCGCTGGATTTTTAG
- the proS gene encoding proline--tRNA ligase, translated as MGKGITSRSEDYSQWYNDLVIKADLAENSAVRGCMVIKPYGYGIWERMQAILDKRFKETGHTNAYFPLFIPKSFFSKEAAHVEGFATECAVVTHYRLKNDGNGNIVVDEEAKLEEELIVRPTSETIIWNTYKGWVESYRDLPILVNQWANVVRWEMRTRLFLRTAEFLWQEGHTAHATRDEAVEEAERMLDVYADFVENTLAVPVVRGRKTENERFAGALDTYCIEALMQDGKALQAGTSHFLGQNFAKAFDVKFTSKEGKLEHVWATSWGVSTRLMGALIMAHSDDQGLVLPPKLAPIQVVIVPIYKTDEEKANIDSFVDTLIAELKGKDISVKYDDRDTQRPGFKFAEWELKGVPLRVAIGARDLQNGTVELARRDIQTKETVAQEGLAVNIENTLGIIQESIYQKARQYRDSHITEVASYDEFKEVLEGKGGFISCHWDGTVETEKRVKEETKATIRCIPLDAKEEAGVCIFTGKPSAQKVLFAKAY; from the coding sequence ATGGGAAAAGGAATAACAAGCCGTAGTGAGGACTATTCGCAGTGGTACAATGATTTAGTGATCAAGGCTGATTTGGCAGAGAATTCTGCTGTGCGTGGTTGTATGGTCATCAAACCGTATGGTTATGGTATATGGGAGCGTATGCAGGCTATTCTTGATAAACGATTTAAAGAAACGGGACATACCAATGCTTACTTTCCCTTGTTTATCCCCAAGTCTTTTTTCTCTAAAGAAGCGGCACACGTCGAAGGTTTTGCGACAGAGTGTGCTGTTGTAACACACTATCGTTTGAAAAATGATGGAAATGGTAATATTGTCGTCGATGAAGAAGCGAAGCTGGAAGAAGAACTGATCGTTCGCCCAACATCAGAAACAATTATATGGAATACATACAAAGGTTGGGTTGAATCGTACCGCGACTTACCAATTTTGGTAAACCAATGGGCGAATGTGGTGCGATGGGAAATGCGCACGCGCTTGTTTTTGCGCACGGCAGAATTCTTGTGGCAGGAAGGACACACAGCACATGCTACGCGCGATGAGGCGGTAGAAGAAGCAGAACGTATGCTGGATGTGTATGCTGATTTTGTGGAAAATACCTTGGCCGTACCGGTTGTTCGTGGTCGCAAAACGGAAAATGAACGTTTTGCTGGTGCGCTGGATACCTACTGTATTGAAGCGCTGATGCAAGATGGCAAAGCGTTGCAGGCAGGTACTTCGCATTTCCTGGGTCAAAACTTTGCGAAAGCATTCGATGTGAAGTTTACGTCCAAAGAAGGTAAATTGGAACATGTATGGGCTACATCCTGGGGAGTTTCCACACGTTTGATGGGTGCCTTGATAATGGCTCATTCAGACGACCAAGGATTGGTGTTGCCGCCAAAATTAGCTCCGATACAAGTCGTTATTGTACCTATTTATAAAACCGATGAGGAAAAAGCAAACATCGATAGTTTTGTGGATACCTTGATTGCAGAGTTAAAAGGAAAAGATATTTCTGTAAAATATGATGATCGCGATACCCAACGTCCAGGCTTTAAATTTGCAGAATGGGAACTAAAAGGTGTGCCTTTGCGTGTGGCTATCGGTGCGCGCGATTTGCAGAACGGCACGGTAGAGTTGGCTCGTCGGGATATACAAACGAAGGAAACGGTAGCGCAAGAGGGCTTGGCCGTCAATATCGAAAATACCTTGGGTATCATTCAGGAAAGTATTTATCAAAAAGCCCGTCAATATCGGGATTCGCATATTACGGAAGTTGCTTCCTACGACGAATTTAAAGAGGTGCTGGAAGGTAAAGGTGGCTTTATTTCTTGTCATTGGGACGGCACGGTCGAAACGGAAAAACGTGTTAAGGAGGAAACAAAAGCGACCATTCGTTGTATTCCATTAGATGCAAAAGAGGAGGCTGGCGTATGTATTTTCACCGGAAAGCCTTCGGCACAGAAAGTATTGTTTGCAAAAGCTTATTAA